Genomic DNA from Lutibacter sp. A80:
GTTTTTGGAATAATGGACGCATAATATCTTTCAATTCTTCTGAAGCATTAAATGCAGCAATTTTTGCTGGATTTGACAAACGATCCATCATATTGGTAATTCCACCATGTTTTAAAGCTTCTGTAATTGTTTCCCAACCATATTGAATTAATTTTGAAGCGTAACCAGCATCAACACCTTCAGTAATCATTTTATCGAAACATAAAATAGAACCTGTTTGTAACAATCCACAAAGAATTGTTTGCTCACCCATTAAATCTGATTTCACCTCAGCAACAAATGAAGATTCTAACACACCTGCTGTATGTCCTCCTGTTCCAACAGCATAAGCTTTTGCATAATCCCAACCTTTTCCTTCAGGATCGTTTTCTGGATGCACAGCAATTAAAGTTGGTACTCCAAAACCTCTTTTAAACTCTTCTCTTACTTCAGAACCAGGTGATTTAGGTGCCACCATTATTACCGTAATATCTTTACGAATTTGCATTCCTTCCTCAACAATATTAAATCCGTGAGAATAAGATAATGCAGCTCCTTTTTTCATTAAAGGCATTACTGCAGATACTACTGCGGTATGTTGCTTATCTGGCGTTAAGTTAATTAACAAATCTGCTGTAGGAATCATTTCTTCATAGGTTCCAACTGCAAAATTGTTTTCACTTGCATTTAAGAACGATTGCCTTTTTTCAGCAATTGCAGCTGGTCTTAAAGTATAAGAAACATCTAAACCAGAATCTCTCATATTTAAACCTTGGTTTAAACCTTGGGCTCCACAACCTACTATTACTATTTTTTTACCTTTTAAAGCCGCTACACCTTCACTAAATTCTGTAGGATCCATAAATCTACATCTTCCTAACTGATCTAATTTATCTCTTAATGAAAGTGTGTTAAAATAATTTGCCATTTTCTTTTTATTTTTGTTAATCTTTTTATTTGTTATTTAAAGCCTAAAAATAATTTACTATTATTTTTTAGTCTAATTAATTTCTGCTAATAATTGAGATATTTCCATTTTTGGTCGTGTAATTGCAATACGTCCTGAACGAACAAATTGTAACAAGCCATAAGGTTTTAATTTCCTATACATTTTGTCAATATTTTCTTTTGTTCCGGAAGCTTCAATAACGAAAAAACTTTCAGTTATTGTAAGTATATGCGCTCTTCTAAATTTAAATTTCTTCTGAAGTTTCTCATCATTTAAATGTTCTGTTGAAATTTTAAACAACGCTGTCTCATTATAAATAATTTCATCTTGTGTGTGATAGAAGGCACGTATTACTTCAATTTGTTTTTCTAATTGTCCAGCAACTTTTCTAGCTAATACTTCAGATATGTTTACTACAAATGTAAATCTGTGCACATGTTCTATCTCCGATTTTGAAACAGACATACTCTCGATATTAATATGTCGTTTTAAAAATATTGCCGAAAGGCGATTTAATATTCCTACGTTATTTTCAGTATATACTGAAAATGTAAAATTTTTAATTACTTCCATTTTAACTTAATCTTATATCTGAAACACTTGCTCCTGTTGGTATCATAGGAAAAACATTATCCTCTTGCTCAATAATAACCTCTAAAAAATAAGCTTCTTTTGAAGCCATCATTGTTTTAATTGCTTCTGCTAAATCCTCACGTTTTGAAACTCTTTGCGCTTCAATATCATATGCTCCAGCTAATTTTACAAAATCTGGACTTACCATTTCTGTAGAGGCATAACGTTTATCAAAAAATAATTCTTGCCATTGGCGTACCATTCCTAAATAGCTATTATTTAAAACCACAATTTTAACAGCAGCTTTTGTTTGCAGAATAGTTCCTAATTCATTACAAGTCATTTGGTAACCACCATCACCAATAATAGCAACTACTTCTCTATTTGGCACTCCCATTTTTGCTCCAATTGAAGCTGGTAAAGCAAATCCCATAGTTCCTAAACCTCCTGAGGTTACGTTACTTCTTGTTTTAATAAAATCGGCATAACGACAGGCAAACATTTGATGTTGCCCTACATCTGAAACTATTACCGCATCTCCATTGGTTTCTTTATTAATACCTCCTAAAACTTCACCCATTGTTAAACCTGGTTTTGTTGGATTTAGTTGATCATTAATAACTTGATCTTTTTCAATTTGAAGTAACTTATCAAATTCTTGCATCCATATTTTATGATCCGATTTCTTAACATACTGCATAATTTCTACTAATGTCTGCTTAACTGTTCCTAATACAGCTACGTCAGTTTCTACATTTTTATCAACTTCTGCAGGATCAATTTCAAAATGAATCACTTTTGCTTGTTTTGCATAGGTTTGTAAATTCCCTGTAACCCTATCATCAAAACGCATTCCAATAGCAATTAAAACATCACATGAATTAGTTAAAACATTTGGTGCATAATTTCCGTGCATCCCCACCATTCCAACATTTAACGGGTGACTTGTTTCTAAAGCAGAAAGCCCTAAAACTGTTGATGCAGAAGGAATATCTGTTTTTTCTATAAAGCTTTTAAATTCTTCTTCAGCACCTCCAATAATTACTCCTTGTCCCCAAACTATTAATGGTTTTTTTGCCGCATTAATTAGCTCAGCAGCTTCTTTTATTTTTTCAATATCAAATTTAGGAATAGCTCTATAACTTCTTATTTTTTCACATTTTTGATACTCAAAATCTAATTCACCAAACTGTGCGTCTTTTGTAATATCAATTAATACTGGTCCTGGACGTCCAGACTTAGCAATATAAAATGCTTTAGCCATAACTTCAGGTATTTCTGAAGCCTTAGTAATTTGATAATTCCATTTTGTTACTGGTGTAGAAATACCAATAATATCTGTTTCTTGAAAAGCATCAGACCCTAATAAATGTGAAGCTACTTGCCCTGTAATACAGACTAAAGGTGTAGAATCTATTTGCGCATCTGCAATACCTGTTACTAAATTTGTTGCACCTGGACCTGAAGTTGCAAATACAACTCCTGGTTTACCTGTAACACGTGCAAAACCTTGAGCTGCATGAATTGCTCCTTGCTCATGACGTGTTAGAACATGGTGAAATTTTTCACGATATTTATATATCTCATCATATACTGGCATAATGGCCCCTCCTGGGTAGCCATAAGCTAAATCGGCACCTTCTTCTAATAAACATTTTAGAACTGCCTCAGCACCTGATACTTTAACAGCTGCTGTTGTTTTTTTTTCTTGAACCTGTTTACTCAATGTCTCCATAGGTTTAAAATTTATCCGTTACACACCCTTCAGAAGCAGATGAAACGGTTTTTGCATATTTATATAATATTCCTTTTGTATGTTTTAATTCTGGTGCTTTCCATTGTTCTTTTCTTTTGACCAATTCAGCATCGGAAATTTTCATATTAATTGTTTTATTAACTGCATCTATTACAATTATATCTCCATCTTTTACCAATCCAATTCCTCCTCCACTTTGGGCTTCAGGTGTAATATGTCCCACTACAAATCCGTGTGTTCCTCCTGAAAAGCGTCCATCCGTTATTAAAGCAACTGATTTTCCTAAACCTGCTCCCATAATCATAGAAGTTGGCTTTAACATTTCTGGCATTCCTGGTCCTCCTTTTGGACCTACATATCTAATTACTACAACATCTCCTCTAGATACTTTTCCAGCTCCAATACCATCATTTGCTTCTTGCTCACTATTAAAAACGACTGCTTTCCCTTCAAATAAATTCCCTTCTTTTCCACTTATTTTAGCAACCGAACCTTCTGCTGCTAGATTTCCATATAGAATTTGAAGATTCCCTGAAGATTTTAAAGCTTTATCTTTTGGATGAATTACCTGTTGATCGTCTTCAAAACTTAAAGGTTTTACATCTGCTAAATTTTCAGCTAGAGTTTTTCCAGTAACAGTCATACAATCTCCATGTAAATAACCTTCTTCTAACAAATATTTCATTACAGCTGGCGTACCTCCTACTCCATGAACATCTTCCATTAGATACTCTCCACTTGGTTTTAAATCTGCAATTAAAGGTGTTTTATCACTTACACGCTGAAAATCTTCTAATGTAAATTCTATTCCTGCAGCATGTGCAATAGCTAAATAATGCAATACAGCATTGGTTGACCCTCCTAAAGCATTTACCAAAGCAACTGCATTTTCTAACGATTTTTTAGTAATTATATCTAAAGGCTTTAAATCTAATTCCAATAAGTTTTTAATTGCAGCAGCAATACGTGCACTTTCATCTTGTTTATAAGGATTTTCTGCTGGAATAGAAGAATTATAAGGTAATGCAAACCCCAAAGCCTCTATAGAAGATGCCATTGTATTTGCGGTATACATACCTCCACAAGCACCTGCTCCTGGAATTGCGTTTTTTATAATTTCTTTATATTCTTCTTCTGATATTTCTCCAGCTATTTTTTGACCTAAAGCTTCAAAGGCAGAAACAATATTTAATTTTTTCCCATTGTATCTTCCTG
This window encodes:
- the ilvC gene encoding ketol-acid reductoisomerase produces the protein MANYFNTLSLRDKLDQLGRCRFMDPTEFSEGVAALKGKKIVIVGCGAQGLNQGLNMRDSGLDVSYTLRPAAIAEKRQSFLNASENNFAVGTYEEMIPTADLLINLTPDKQHTAVVSAVMPLMKKGAALSYSHGFNIVEEGMQIRKDITVIMVAPKSPGSEVREEFKRGFGVPTLIAVHPENDPEGKGWDYAKAYAVGTGGHTAGVLESSFVAEVKSDLMGEQTILCGLLQTGSILCFDKMITEGVDAGYASKLIQYGWETITEALKHGGITNMMDRLSNPAKIAAFNASEELKDIMRPLFQKHMDDIMSGHFSKTMMEDWANDDVNLLTWRAETGETAFEKTPASDVEISEQEYFDNGVLMVAIVKAGVELAFEAMTESGIIDASAYYESLHETPLIANTIARKKLFEMNRVISDTAEYGCYLFDHACKPLIADYINKTPSNFIGKPFNGGETAVDNKELIEVNSVIRNHPVEEVGEFLRASMTAMIKIV
- the ilvN gene encoding acetolactate synthase small subunit, translated to MEVIKNFTFSVYTENNVGILNRLSAIFLKRHINIESMSVSKSEIEHVHRFTFVVNISEVLARKVAGQLEKQIEVIRAFYHTQDEIIYNETALFKISTEHLNDEKLQKKFKFRRAHILTITESFFVIEASGTKENIDKMYRKLKPYGLLQFVRSGRIAITRPKMEISQLLAEIN
- the ilvB gene encoding biosynthetic-type acetolactate synthase large subunit — encoded protein: METLSKQVQEKKTTAAVKVSGAEAVLKCLLEEGADLAYGYPGGAIMPVYDEIYKYREKFHHVLTRHEQGAIHAAQGFARVTGKPGVVFATSGPGATNLVTGIADAQIDSTPLVCITGQVASHLLGSDAFQETDIIGISTPVTKWNYQITKASEIPEVMAKAFYIAKSGRPGPVLIDITKDAQFGELDFEYQKCEKIRSYRAIPKFDIEKIKEAAELINAAKKPLIVWGQGVIIGGAEEEFKSFIEKTDIPSASTVLGLSALETSHPLNVGMVGMHGNYAPNVLTNSCDVLIAIGMRFDDRVTGNLQTYAKQAKVIHFEIDPAEVDKNVETDVAVLGTVKQTLVEIMQYVKKSDHKIWMQEFDKLLQIEKDQVINDQLNPTKPGLTMGEVLGGINKETNGDAVIVSDVGQHQMFACRYADFIKTRSNVTSGGLGTMGFALPASIGAKMGVPNREVVAIIGDGGYQMTCNELGTILQTKAAVKIVVLNNSYLGMVRQWQELFFDKRYASTEMVSPDFVKLAGAYDIEAQRVSKREDLAEAIKTMMASKEAYFLEVIIEQEDNVFPMIPTGASVSDIRLS
- the ilvD gene encoding dihydroxy-acid dehydratase codes for the protein MQLNKYSKRVTQDATQPAAQAMLYGVGLSEDDMKKPQIGIASTGYDGNPCNMHLNGLAGKIKEAVNKNNEVGLVFNTIGVSDGISMGTSGMNYSLPSRDVIADSIEIVMNAQSYDGLVTVVGCDKNMPGAIIAMLRLNRPSLMVYGGTIASGRYNGKKLNIVSAFEALGQKIAGEISEEEYKEIIKNAIPGAGACGGMYTANTMASSIEALGFALPYNSSIPAENPYKQDESARIAAAIKNLLELDLKPLDIITKKSLENAVALVNALGGSTNAVLHYLAIAHAAGIEFTLEDFQRVSDKTPLIADLKPSGEYLMEDVHGVGGTPAVMKYLLEEGYLHGDCMTVTGKTLAENLADVKPLSFEDDQQVIHPKDKALKSSGNLQILYGNLAAEGSVAKISGKEGNLFEGKAVVFNSEQEANDGIGAGKVSRGDVVVIRYVGPKGGPGMPEMLKPTSMIMGAGLGKSVALITDGRFSGGTHGFVVGHITPEAQSGGGIGLVKDGDIIVIDAVNKTINMKISDAELVKRKEQWKAPELKHTKGILYKYAKTVSSASEGCVTDKF